The following DNA comes from Mycobacterium sp. MS1601.
GGTTACAGCGACTTACCGACCAGGCCGACCAGGTCGACGAGGCGGTTGGAGTAGCCCCACTCGTTGTCGTACCAGGAGACGACCTTGACCTGGTTGTCGATCACCTTGGTCAGACCCGAGTCGAACAGCGAGCTGTGCGGATCGGTGACGATGTCGCTGGATACGATCGGCGCGTCGTAGTACTTCAGGATGCCCTTGAGCGGTCCGTCGGCGGCAGCCTTGAACGCGGCGTTGATCTCGTCGACGGTGCCGGTCTTGGACACCTCTGCGGTCAGATCGGTCACCGAACCCGTGGGGATCGGCACCCGCAGTGCGTAACCGTCGAGCTTGCCCTTCAGCTCGGGCAGCACCAGGCCGATGGCCTTGGCGGCGCCGGTGGAGGTGGGCACGATGTTGATCGCGGCGGCACGCGCACGGCGCAGGTCACTGTGCGGGCCGTCCTGCAGGTTCTGGTCCTGGGTGTAGGCGTGCACGGTGGTCATCAGGCCCTTGACGATGCCGAACTCGTCGTTGAGGACCTTGGCCAGCGGGCCCAGGCAGTTCGTGGTGCACGAGGCGTTGGAGATGATGTTCTGGCTGCCGTCGTACTTGTCGTCGTTGACGCCCAGCACGATGGTGATGTCCTCGTCGGAGGCGGGTGCCGAGATGATGACCTTCTTGGCCCCGGCGTCCAGGTGGCCCTGCGCCTTGTCCCGCTTGGTGAAGATGCCCGTCGATTCGACCACCACGTCGACACCCAGGTCGCCCCAGGGAAGAGCCGCGGGGCCCTCCTTGACCGACAGTGCCTTGATCTTGTGGTCGCCGACGACGATGGTGTCGTCGCCCTCGAGGCTCACGTCGGCATCGAGACGACCGAGGATCGAGTCGAACTTCAGCAGGTGGGCCAGCGTGGCGTTCGAGGTCAGATCGTTGACGGCCACGATTTCGATGTCGGCGCTCTTGCCGGCCGCCTTCTGCGCCGCGAGTGCCCGGTAGAAGTTGCGTCCAATACGGCCGAAGCCATTCACGCCTACCCGGATGGTCACTTGTTTCTCCCTAGGGGTCGCCTTCTTGTGGTGCTCGGCAGCAAGCCTAATGGTGCGCCCAGCGCGTCGTGCGGGTTGGGCGGCGGGTAACCCGGACAATTGAGGTCGCAAGGTTTGACGCAAGTGAAAGTGATCTGTTGATCAACGATGGGTATCCGGCAGCCGTGATAGTCGCGCGAGTGGAGATTTCGAACCCGGACAAGGAGCTTTTCGGCGAGGACGCCACCTCAGGCCTCTCCAAACTCGGGCTGGCGAGGTATTACCAGGCCGTGGCGGCCACCATGGTGCCGTATCTGGCTGATCGCCCCATCAGCATGCAGCGCTTCCCCGACGGCCTCGGCGCCCCGGGCTTCTACGAGAAGAAGGCGCCGTCACACTTTCCCACCTGGGTGGACACGGTCAAGGTCGAGACGGACGACGACGTGCAGTGCCAGGTGGTGGTCAACGACCAGCGTTCACTGGTGTATCTGGCCGATCAGGCCTGCATCACGCCGCATGCGTGGCTCAGCCGGGCGCGCGCTCTTGATGCGCCGGATCAGCTGATGTTCGACATCGACCCGTCGACCGGCGACGTCGACGCGGTCCGCAAAGCCACCGCGATGCTCGGCGAGTTGCTGGACGAACTGGGTTTGACGTCGTTTGTGAAGACCACCGGCTCCCGCGGCTTTCACGTGGTGGTTCCCTTACGTCAGCGTGAGAGTTTCGACGAGACAAGAGCCTTCGCGAAGGAGGTGGCCGAAAAGCTGGTGGGTCGGGCGCCGGAACTGGTGACCATCGCCCAGCGCAAGGATCGCCGCAAGGAATCGGTGTACATCGATGTCACGCGTAACGGCTACGGGCAGACGGCGGCGGCGCCGTACGCGGTGCGGGCGTTGCCGGGCGCGCCGGTGTCCACCCCGATCGAGTGGTACGAACTGGACCGGGTGACCCCCGACGAGTTCACCGTCAAGACGGTGCTGAACCGGATCTCACGCCGCGGGGACGCGTGGCACGGCATGCGCCGGCGCGCCCACGGCTTGGACCGCGCCCGCGACAAGCTGGCCCGGCTGCGCTGACCCCTCGCCGACCTTGGTCAGGCGTCTTCGAGCAGGTCCGGTGTCACCGCTGATTCGGTGTCGGGGATCCCGTCCTGCTTGGCCTTGCGATCCGCCATCGACAACAGCCGCCGAATGCGGCCTGCCACAGCATCTTTGGTCATGGGCGGATCAGCGAGGCGACCGAGCTCCTCCAGGGAGGCCTGCCGGTGCTCGACGCGAAGTTTGCCCGCCGAAGCCAGGTGGTTGGGCACGGTGTCCCCCAAGATCTCCAGCGCCCGTTCCACCCGCGCCGCCGCCGCCACCGCGGCACGTGCCGAGCGGCGCAGGTTGGCGTCGTCGAAGTTGGCCAGCCGGTTGGCAGTGGCGCGCACTTCGCGACGCATCCGTCGTTCTTCCCATGTCAGCCGGGTGTCCTGAGCGCCCATCCGGGTCAGCAGCGCTCCGATGGCCTCGCCGTCGCGCACCACCACCCGGTCCGCGCCGCGCACCTCGCGGGCCTTGGCGCTGACACCGAGCCGCCGCGCCGCTCCCACCAGCGCCAGCGCGGCCTCCGGGCCGGGGCA
Coding sequences within:
- the whiA gene encoding DNA-binding protein WhiA — its product is MTAEVKDELSRLVVNSVSARRAEVASLLRFAGGLHIVSGRVVVEAEVDLGIIARRLRKDIFDLYGYNAVVHVLSASGIRKSTRYVVRVAKDGEALARQTGLLDLRGRPVRGLPAQVVGGSVGDAEAAWRGAFLAHGSLTEPGRSSALEVSCPGPEAALALVGAARRLGVSAKAREVRGADRVVVRDGEAIGALLTRMGAQDTRLTWEERRMRREVRATANRLANFDDANLRRSARAAVAAAARVERALEILGDTVPNHLASAGKLRVEHRQASLEELGRLADPPMTKDAVAGRIRRLLSMADRKAKQDGIPDTESAVTPDLLEDA
- the ligD gene encoding non-homologous end-joining DNA ligase, yielding MEISNPDKELFGEDATSGLSKLGLARYYQAVAATMVPYLADRPISMQRFPDGLGAPGFYEKKAPSHFPTWVDTVKVETDDDVQCQVVVNDQRSLVYLADQACITPHAWLSRARALDAPDQLMFDIDPSTGDVDAVRKATAMLGELLDELGLTSFVKTTGSRGFHVVVPLRQRESFDETRAFAKEVAEKLVGRAPELVTIAQRKDRRKESVYIDVTRNGYGQTAAAPYAVRALPGAPVSTPIEWYELDRVTPDEFTVKTVLNRISRRGDAWHGMRRRAHGLDRARDKLARLR
- the gap gene encoding type I glyceraldehyde-3-phosphate dehydrogenase, with product MTIRVGVNGFGRIGRNFYRALAAQKAAGKSADIEIVAVNDLTSNATLAHLLKFDSILGRLDADVSLEGDDTIVVGDHKIKALSVKEGPAALPWGDLGVDVVVESTGIFTKRDKAQGHLDAGAKKVIISAPASDEDITIVLGVNDDKYDGSQNIISNASCTTNCLGPLAKVLNDEFGIVKGLMTTVHAYTQDQNLQDGPHSDLRRARAAAINIVPTSTGAAKAIGLVLPELKGKLDGYALRVPIPTGSVTDLTAEVSKTGTVDEINAAFKAAADGPLKGILKYYDAPIVSSDIVTDPHSSLFDSGLTKVIDNQVKVVSWYDNEWGYSNRLVDLVGLVGKSL